In the genome of Fibrobacter sp., one region contains:
- the ureG gene encoding urease accessory protein UreG: protein MSYVKIGVGGPVGSGKTALIERLTRKMSKEYSICVVTNDIYTKEDAEFLIKNSALPPERIVGVETGGCPHTAIREDCSMNLEAVDEMARKFPDVQIIFIESGGDNLSATFSPDLADAS, encoded by the coding sequence ATGAGTTATGTAAAAATTGGCGTAGGCGGTCCCGTTGGATCTGGAAAAACCGCATTGATTGAAAGACTTACCCGCAAGATGAGTAAGGAATACAGCATCTGCGTAGTAACCAACGATATTTACACCAAGGAAGATGCCGAATTTTTAATCAAGAATTCAGCCCTGCCTCCCGAAAGAATTGTCGGCGTAGAAACTGGAGGATGCCCCCATACCGCCATTCGTGAAGACTGTTCCATGAACCTGGAAGCAGTAGACGAAATGGCCCGCAAGTTTCCAGATGTCCAGATTATTTTTATTGAAAGCGGCGGAGACAACCTGTCGGCCACCTTCAGCCCCGACCTGGCCGACGCAAGCAT